In Streptomyces sp. HUAS ZL42, the DNA window CCTCGGGTTGGTGTGGTCACGGACGTGCTTGTCTGTGCCGGCGGGTTCACGAAGGAATCGTCGCGTCGACGACCGGGAACGTCCTCCGACGGCGGATGGTCGTCCGTACGCAGATCCGCGTACGGAGTTGACGTGTGATCGCGCTCTTCGCCGTAGACGATCACGCACGGACGAGTACTCGGCGTCTCCCGCCCCGGCAGTAGGATCGAGGTCATGCAACGCAGAGCCACGCCGTTGGCAAGCATGCGATCCCCGGCGCCGACCGGAACGGCGCACCTGTGAACGCGGCAGGCGCATCCCCGCTCGGCAACGCTCCGATCAAGGTTCTGCTGGCCGATGACGAGCGTCTCGTGCGATCCGGGTTCAAGGTACTGATCGACGTCGAGGACGACATCGAGGTGGTGGCGGAGGCCACCGACGGTGCAGAGGCCGTCGAGCGGGCCCGTGCGACCCGTCCCGACGTCGTGCTCATGGACATCCGCATGCCGAAGCTCGACGGGATCCAGGCGACCAGCCAGATCGTCAGGACGCGTGGGCTTCAGCATGTCCGGGTCCTGATCCTCACCACCTACGAGACCGACGCGTACGTCTTTGAAGCACTGCAGGCCGGCGCGAGCGGCTTCATGCTCAAGGACGCGGGGCCGGCCGAACTCCTCCATGCCATCCGGGTCGTCGCCGCCGGAGACGCGTTGCTCGCCCCGCGGATCACCCGACGTCTGATCGCCCAGTTCACCGCGCAACGGGTCTCCGCGCAGGCCGGTGAGGACCGGCTGGCGGTCCTGACCCAGCGCGAACGTGAAGTGCTGGCTCTGGTGGGACAGGGCCTGAGCAACGACGAGATCGGCGCTGAGCTGTGCCTGAGCCCGGCCACCGCGCGCACCCACGTCAGCCACGCGATGGTGAAACTGGGTGCGCGGGACCGCGCACAACTGGTCGTCATCGCCTATCGGACGGGGCTCGTCAGTCCGTAGCCGACCCCTTGGCCGTGGTGCTCCTCCCTGATCCGACGACGCGCTCCGTCGCGCCCGTCCACGCATGCCTCATTCACGGGATTACGTGGTGCGTCGTGCCGTGCCCGGCCCGGTCGAACACCGGATGCGCGAGGGACCTCGACCGCGTCACACGGACACGCCGGCTTCCGCTGCGGAACGGCGACGCGGTGAACGGGGCGGGCGCGGCCTATGCTCTGCCTCTCGACGTCCGCGCCGCGGAAGGCGGTTGCGGCCTCACACGCACGCCGCCGACCGCCGCCACGAGGAGAGATCCTGCATGACCGGGAACGAGAGCGAGGGCGCCCTGGCGAGCGTCCGCTACATCGTCGACGACGTCCAGGCCGCGATCGACTTCTACACCGCGCACCTCGGCTTCACGGTGCTCACCGCGTTTCCGCCCGCGTTCGCCGATGTCGTACGAGGGCCGCTGCGGCTGCTGCTCTCCGGCCCGGCCAGCTCGGGTGCGCGCGCCACTCCCGCGGACGTCGCCGGCAGCGGGCGCAACCGCATCCACCTCGTCGTCGACGACCTCGAGGCCGAGCGGGAACGACTGCAGCGGGCCGGCGTGGTGCTCCGCAGCGACATCGTCTCGGGGCCCGGCGGACGCCAACTGCTACTGGCCGACCCCGCGGGCAACCTCGTCGAGCTGTTCACTCCGGCAGCCGGCCGCTGAGCCCGGGACGAGGGAACGCGCCTGCGGAGCCCGGGACCCGCCCGGTCGGGCGGTGCGGCGCGAACGGGCCGACGCCAGGCCGCCCGATGACCATGCCGACCAGCGCGAGCCCCACGCCGGCGAAGGACCCACCCTGCCCATCACCGGCGCCGACACCCCCGCCGGAACCGGCCATCGCAACAACGCCGAAGACGGCGCCCACCAGTCCGAGCCCCACGCCGACGAAGAACCCACCCTGCCTTTCACCGGCACCGACACCCCCGCCGGAACCGGCCATCGCAACAACGCCGAAGACGGCGCCCACCAGTCCGAGCCCCACGGCGACGAAGGCCGCGTCCTGCCCCTGCCCACCACCGGCGCGACCGGTGGAGCGCAGCGTCGGCACGTCGATGACCACGCCGGCCGGCGCGGCAGCAGGGCCACCCCGGGCACGGCCCGGCCGGAGCCACCGCTGTCCTCCTCGGCGGCCGAGACCTGTGCGGCTGCTGGTGCGGCAACTGCCGGCGGCCCCGAGCAGGGCCGCCGGTGCCGCGGTGAGCGGGCGCCGGACGGACATGGAGCCCCCTTCACATGCTTGATGCGTGTACGGGAAGGCGCAGACGGGTCAGACCTTGACCCCTCCCTCGACCTCGGCCGGGGGCGCGGGGACCGTCTTCGGTGCCCGGCGTGCGGGCATCCACCAGTTGGCCTTGCCGAACAGTTCCATCACGGCGGGCATCAGGACCATCCGCACGACGGTGGCGTCGATGAGCACGGCGATGGCCATGCCCACAGCCCCCTGCCTGACCGCGACGTCGGGCCCGAGCACGGAGGTCATGAAGACGGCGATCATGATGGCGGCCGCGGCCGTGATGACCCTGGCGGTCCGGGCCAGCCCTCGGGTGACGGACAGTCGGGTGTCGCCGGTTCGCTCGTACTCCTCACGGATCCGCGAGATCAGGAACACCTGGTAGTCCATCGACAGGCCGAACAGGACCGGGAACATCGTCATCGGCACCCAGTTCGTGACCGGCATCTCGGTGGGGAACCCGAAGGCCGTGCCGAGCCATCCCCACTGCACGATCGCGACCACCACACCGAAGGCGGCGCCGATCGAGAGCGCGTTCATCACCGCGGCCTGCAGGGCGATCGTGACCGACCGGACCAACGCCAGCATCAGCACCATGGACAGCGCGATGACGACCCCGATCATCAGCGGCAGACGCTCGGCGGAGTCCTCGGAGACATCGATGGTGGTGGCGTTCGGTCCGCCGATGAGGACCGCTGCACCACCGGGCGTCCCGGGCAGCACGTCGTCGCGGAGCCTGTGCACCAGGTCCGCGGTCGCTTCGTCCTGGTATCCGGTCGTGGGGAACGCGGTGAAGGTGACGGCCTGCCCGTCATTGCTGACCTGGGGCGGCGTGGCCTGGGCGATGCCCTCGGTCTTGCCGACCGCTGCGACCACGGGACTCAGATCGGCGTCCTTGGAGTCGACCCGGGCGGCGAAGATCAGGGGTGCCCCGTAGCCCGGACCGAAGCCCTCGGAGAGGATCTTGTACGAGATGTAGCTGCTCCGGTCGCGGGGCTGAACGCTGGCGTCGGGCTGGCTCAGCCGCATGTCCAGCATGGGGGCGGCCAGGGCCAGCAGGAACCCGCCGGCGAGGATCGCGGAGGTCAGCGGCCTGCGCTGCACCACGCCGGCCCACCGCTCGGCGGGACTACGGCGCTGGAACCGCGCTTCGGCCGCCCGGTCCCGGCGGGACGCGCGACGAGGCAGGCGCAGCGAGTTGATCTTGTGGCCGGTGAACCCCAGGAACGCCGGCAGCAGGGTCACCGCGGCGACCATCGTCACCAGCACGGCGATGGACGTGGCGACGGCCACCCCGGTCATCAGCCGCTGTCCCATGACGATCAGACCGAGCAACGCGATCACGACGGTCAGGCCGGCGAACATCACCGCGCGACCGGCGGTGGTGATGGCCGTGACGGTTGCGGTCTCGGGGTCGTCGCCGTCCCGCAGGCCGTCCTTGTAGCGGGTCACGATGAACAGGGCGTAGTCGATGCCCACCCCGAGCCCGATCATCGCACCGAAGATCACCGTGAAGCCCGGCGCGGGGACCACGTGCCCCACCAGCTTGATCAGCGCGAGGCCGGCCGCGAGTGCCAGCACGGCGGTCACGATCGGCAGGCCCATCGCCACCAGCGACCCGAAGGCGATGAACAGGATCACCGCTGCCGCCAGGATGCCCACACTTTCGGCAGGCCCCTGCGCGGGGGTCTCGGCCTTCTCCGCCATGTACCCGCCGAGCCCGAAGGCGACGCTGTCGTCGGAGGCGTCTTTGACCACCTTCACCAGGGGCTTGACCTCGCTCTTCTCCACCTCCTTGCCGGTCAGCGGGATGGTCGTCCGAGCGATATGACGATCCTTCGTCACCAGGTTCGCGTCCTGGTACGGCGAGACCACCGGTCCGGTGATGGACGAGTCGGAGAGATCGGTGACGACCTTCTCGATCTTCTTCCGGGCGGCAGGGTCGTCGATTCCCTTGTCCGCCTTGATCGCAAGGGTCAGCGTGTCCCCCGACCGTTCGGGAAAGTGCTTCTCGATCAGCGCCTGCGCCCTGGCCGATCCGGAGTCTCCGCCGGAAAAGTCGTCGTCGGAGGCGGCGCCGTAGGTGAAGCCGACGAACGCCACGACGATCACACCGACGATCCAGGTCAGGAGGACCATGCGCCGACGGCGGTAACAGAAGCGACCCAGTCCCGCCAGAGCTCCGTCCGTACGTGGAGACTCGGTTGTCATCATCTGCTCCTCAGTGGTCGAGCCTTGCGAACATGGCTCGCTTCTCGAAAGGGGGGAGGTTGATCGGTCACCACGGAGATCGGTCACCACGGAGATCGGTCACCACGGAGATCGGTCACCACGGAGATCGTTCCCTGCGCAGGGCGGCCTCGGCCTCTGCCGACGGATGGTGGCGTCTACGCAATCGGGCGTAACCCGCCGTGCGCTCGCCGCGCCTGACGACGTAGCAGGTCGAGCAGCTGAGCGCAGCGTTGTGCGTGGACCCCGACAGTAGGATCACGGCATGAGACTCCGCCCCGGGTCGTTCTCCCTGCGGGTGCTGGCCCAAGACGTGCCGCTCGCGCTCTTCGTCACCGTGATGCAGGTGCAGGGCACGGTCGCCCTCGCCGCCGCCCGGGGGACGGAACAGCGTTCGCTCGCCGACGTCGGACACCTCGGCTTCACACTGCTGGTGGTGGGTGGCCTGGTCGTGGCCGTCCGCCGCGTGTGGCCCGTTGCGGTGTTCGTCACCGCCGCGGTCGCCAGCCTGGTGTATTACGCCCTCGAGTTCCCGGACGGCTACGGCTGGCTCGGACTCATGATCGCCCTGTACACCGTCGCCGCCTACGGTGACGGGCGCCGGTCATTGGCGATCGCCGGCGTGGGCACCGCTGTCCTGGCCACCGGGTGGCTGTTCGCGTCCGCCGACGTGGAGCCACGCGAAGCCATCGGCTGGGTGTTCTTCCGCATCGGTGTGGCGGTCATGAGCACGACTCTCGGCGAGTCCGTCCGGTCCCGGCGGGTCATCGCGGCCGACGCTCAGGAACGTGCGGAACTGGCGGAACGTACCCGCGAGGAAGAAGCCCGCGCGCGGGTCGATGCCGAACGGCTCCGGATTGCGCGCGAGGTCCACGACACCGTCGCTCACGCCATAGCGATCATCAACGTGCAGTCCGGGGTCACCGCCCACGTGCTCGACAAGCGACCGGAACAGGCCCGCGAAGCGTTGCAGACCATCGAGCAGACAAGTTCCCGGACGCTGCAGGAGATGCGAGCCATCCTCGGCGTCCTCCGTGGCGACGACGACGGCCCCGTGCCGCACGTCGGCCTGGAACAGATCGACGACCTCACCGCGGAGGCACGCGCCGCCGGACTGGACGTCACGCTCGAAGTGGACTCGCCCGCGGCGCCGCTGCCGAGCGCGGTGGACAGTGCCGCCTACCGGATTCTTCAGGAGTCGATCACCAACATCATCCGGCACACCGGCCCGACCAGGGTGACGGTCGCGGTGAACCCGGGAATCGACCATCTGGAGATCCGCGTCACCGACCAGGGCCGCGCCGGTTCGCATGGCGCCCCCGCGACTCGGCCGTCCCGCAACGGCACTGGCACAGGCACGCCGGACAAGCCCAGCCGCGGGATCCTGGGCATGCGCGAGCGCTGTCAACTGCTCGGCGGAGAGCTGAACGCCGAGCCGACTCCGGGCGGGGGGTTCGAGGTCACGGCACGGCTGCCCCTCGCACCGACCGGGTCACGCCTCTGAAACGGAGCGTCCCGCAGCCGTTCGAGGCAATTCACTGTGCGGGCGTGAGCCCTGTCCAACCTCCCTGCCGGCCCTGGGCAGTTGACCTGTGACCCCGTCAGGGGCAAGGCGTTCCGGGGCGCCGGGGATGAGGAGTTCCACGATCCGGGCCACCGTCTCGTGTCCCAGCAGGCGTTGCGCCGGGCCTTGGCGACGTCGCCGAGCCCCCGCCGGGACCGCCACGACGCTGCCGCCGCCGTGCCGCGGCAGGGCTCTGACGCAAAGTCGCCCGTTGCTGACCCACACCCGTGGGGACGACGCCGAAAGCCCTTTCACGAACAATCACGGCGCCATACACGGTTGGTTGCGGCGTCGCCGTCCGACGGCCGAGCCGCCGCACCCTGTCCTTTGCGTCCGCAATATCAGCCCACGTCCGACAAGGTCCAGTGATCTACGTCACCACCCCCCATTTTCCCGTGATGTTCGCCGGCCGGGCAGCGCTGCTCGAAGTGGGCCACCCCTGTGACGGGTGTGCCCAAACGTGACTTCTGCCGGGGATCCCGGCCTTCTGTGGGGTGGATACGTCGTGAGTCGTCGTACGTCGCATG includes these proteins:
- a CDS encoding response regulator, coding for MNAAGASPLGNAPIKVLLADDERLVRSGFKVLIDVEDDIEVVAEATDGAEAVERARATRPDVVLMDIRMPKLDGIQATSQIVRTRGLQHVRVLILTTYETDAYVFEALQAGASGFMLKDAGPAELLHAIRVVAAGDALLAPRITRRLIAQFTAQRVSAQAGEDRLAVLTQREREVLALVGQGLSNDEIGAELCLSPATARTHVSHAMVKLGARDRAQLVVIAYRTGLVSP
- a CDS encoding VOC family protein; translated protein: MTGNESEGALASVRYIVDDVQAAIDFYTAHLGFTVLTAFPPAFADVVRGPLRLLLSGPASSGARATPADVAGSGRNRIHLVVDDLEAERERLQRAGVVLRSDIVSGPGGRQLLLADPAGNLVELFTPAAGR
- a CDS encoding DUF6223 family protein — encoded protein: MSVRRPLTAAPAALLGAAGSCRTSSRTGLGRRGGQRWLRPGRARGGPAAAPAGVVIDVPTLRSTGRAGGGQGQDAAFVAVGLGLVGAVFGVVAMAGSGGGVGAGERQGGFFVGVGLGLVGAVFGVVAMAGSGGGVGAGDGQGGSFAGVGLALVGMVIGRPGVGPFAPHRPTGRVPGSAGAFPRPGLSGRLPE
- a CDS encoding MMPL family transporter; translation: MVLLTWIVGVIVVAFVGFTYGAASDDDFSGGDSGSARAQALIEKHFPERSGDTLTLAIKADKGIDDPAARKKIEKVVTDLSDSSITGPVVSPYQDANLVTKDRHIARTTIPLTGKEVEKSEVKPLVKVVKDASDDSVAFGLGGYMAEKAETPAQGPAESVGILAAAVILFIAFGSLVAMGLPIVTAVLALAAGLALIKLVGHVVPAPGFTVIFGAMIGLGVGIDYALFIVTRYKDGLRDGDDPETATVTAITTAGRAVMFAGLTVVIALLGLIVMGQRLMTGVAVATSIAVLVTMVAAVTLLPAFLGFTGHKINSLRLPRRASRRDRAAEARFQRRSPAERWAGVVQRRPLTSAILAGGFLLALAAPMLDMRLSQPDASVQPRDRSSYISYKILSEGFGPGYGAPLIFAARVDSKDADLSPVVAAVGKTEGIAQATPPQVSNDGQAVTFTAFPTTGYQDEATADLVHRLRDDVLPGTPGGAAVLIGGPNATTIDVSEDSAERLPLMIGVVIALSMVLMLALVRSVTIALQAAVMNALSIGAAFGVVVAIVQWGWLGTAFGFPTEMPVTNWVPMTMFPVLFGLSMDYQVFLISRIREEYERTGDTRLSVTRGLARTARVITAAAAIMIAVFMTSVLGPDVAVRQGAVGMAIAVLIDATVVRMVLMPAVMELFGKANWWMPARRAPKTVPAPPAEVEGGVKV
- a CDS encoding sensor histidine kinase translates to MRLRPGSFSLRVLAQDVPLALFVTVMQVQGTVALAAARGTEQRSLADVGHLGFTLLVVGGLVVAVRRVWPVAVFVTAAVASLVYYALEFPDGYGWLGLMIALYTVAAYGDGRRSLAIAGVGTAVLATGWLFASADVEPREAIGWVFFRIGVAVMSTTLGESVRSRRVIAADAQERAELAERTREEEARARVDAERLRIAREVHDTVAHAIAIINVQSGVTAHVLDKRPEQAREALQTIEQTSSRTLQEMRAILGVLRGDDDGPVPHVGLEQIDDLTAEARAAGLDVTLEVDSPAAPLPSAVDSAAYRILQESITNIIRHTGPTRVTVAVNPGIDHLEIRVTDQGRAGSHGAPATRPSRNGTGTGTPDKPSRGILGMRERCQLLGGELNAEPTPGGGFEVTARLPLAPTGSRL